A segment of the Fimbriimonadaceae bacterium genome:
GAAGAACCCCCGGTGGAAGTGGCGGACCCCGTAAGCCCCCACCGCACTCAGGAGCACCATCAGGCCGTAGAGGCACTCCTCGACCGAGAGGCTCCACATCGCGAAGTTCGAACCGACGACCCCCGGCGTGATGATCGGGTGCATCAAGGCGTAGCTCAGGAGGCTGTCCCGAAGGGCGGGGACGCCGTGGAGCGCCACGGTCACCAGCAACGCGAGAAAGAACGCGGGGAGCACGCGCAGGGCGCGGTTCCGCCAGAATGTGCCGATCTTCCGCGTCCTTTGGAGCGATTGGAAGACCAAGAACCCCGAGATCGCGATGAACGCGGGCACCGGGTCGATCGGCAGCACCAAGAGCTGGTTTCCCCGGTGGGCGACCGGAATGTGCAACCAAACTACCTCCAAGGCAAGGAAGAGACGGATGTAATTGAACAGAGGGTAGTGGTGCCGGTCGGGAGGAACCGTGACCGCACCAGGTTCAATCACCCCCGTCAGGTTCAACCCTTCGCCTTGCATGTGCTCGCCGTGAAGCCAGTCTCCACCTGGGCCGCCCGTGGTCAGTCGCGATCAAAGAACCGGTCGACCGGGTCTTGACCCAGATAGAACTGACCGAGTTTGACACGTTTGGAATGGCCGTCCACCCAATAGACCGTGGCCCCTTCGGCGTAGGTCGGTTCGGGCCTTCCCCAGCAGTCGGCGGCGTCCATCGACGGGGGCAGGACGTACTTGCCGTCGTCCCCGCACCAACTCCCTTCGACGCTGGACTTGGAGGTGCTGAACAGCACCGAGTCGGCCGGCTCCAAGAACGAACTGGCGGCAAAGGTGTGCTGGTCGTTCACGTTACTGAAGTCGACCGCCATATCAGTCGTGTAGTGGGCGTTGTAGCCGAAGTGGGTGGTCAGGACCCCGTTCGTGTCCGTCTTCTTCACGCTCGATCCAGGGCACACCCACACCTGTTTGTCCTTGACGTACGGGTCGAGCAGGTCATGCCAGATGAAGAACCCCGTCTCGTTCCCGTACGCCGCCGGGACAAAGTGGTCGTCGTAGTCCGAGAGGTAGAGCTGGGACGCGGTGCCAAGGTTGCGCTCGTTGGACATGCACTGGACGGCCAAGGCACTGGCCTTGGCCTGGGCGAAGACGGGAAAGAGGATCGCGGCGAGGACCGCGACGATGGCGATGACGACAAGGAGCTCGACCAGGGTGAACGCGCGGCGACGGGGCATGGGCGACCGAGACCAATTGTAGCAGGCCAAGGCAGAGCCGGCCCGCCGCATTCGCGGCGGGCCGGCCAGACGGATCCGGGTCGGATCAGAACGGGGAGTCGGGATAGTAGAACTGGTCAGCGTTCTCGGGCGTGATGAGCTCGCACTTGATCGTGACCTTCTGCTCCGCTCCACCCGGCTTGGTGCCGGCTTTGAGGGCCTTGACGCACTCATCGACGCCTTGGTAGATCATCTTGGGCGGGTACGTGGTGTCAGCGGGGATCGCAGGGTCCTTGTCCATGATCCGCTTGACGACGTCCTTCATTCCGGCCCCACCGAGCATCCAAATGTTCGCGCGGTTGGCTTCCTTCAGGGCTTTCTCGATACCCAGGGCCATGTCGTCGTCACTCGCCCAGATCGCGTCGATCTGCGGGAACTTGAGGAGGGCGGTCTGGGTGACCTTGTAAGCTTCCTGCCTGTCCCACTTGCCCGGAAGTTCGGCGAGGACTTCGATGCCGGGGTTGGCCTTAAAGACCGCGTTCGCCGCATCGACCCGGTCGGTGTCGACCGTGCTCGGGATTCCCCGGTACACCAGGATCTTGCCCTTGCCGCCCAGCTTCTTCACGATGTACTCGGCGGAGATTTTGCCGAACTCCTTGTTGTCTCCCTGCAAGAAGATGTCGACCGGCGTCTTGACGCCGCGGTCGACCGAGACCAGAAAGATGCCTTGGTCCTTCAGCTTCTTCACCGCCGGTGTGACCGGGTCGGTCTCGGTCGCCAGGAAGACGATGGCGTCCATC
Coding sequences within it:
- a CDS encoding acyltransferase, yielding MQGEGLNLTGVIEPGAVTVPPDRHHYPLFNYIRLFLALEVVWLHIPVAHRGNQLLVLPIDPVPAFIAISGFLVFQSLQRTRKIGTFWRNRALRVLPAFFLALLVTVALHGVPALRDSLLSYALMHPIITPGVVGSNFAMWSLSVEECLYGLMVLLSAVGAYGVRHFHRGFFWVAFCVMAVYSVLRIRHAMDGDATGFAVAFSFVAGTFMADSPYLPVVRRYWWAFIATSVGIAAVYVNFAEVQVRGALFSLMVVGGAFGVLGLGTLEVKIPRLRDDLSYGLYVLHLPMLALCDKMGLRGWNYIVVGFALSLGAAALSWFLLEKPMLALKARPAPPVPVQA
- a CDS encoding type II secretion system protein, encoding MPRRRAFTLVELLVVIAIVAVLAAILFPVFAQAKASALAVQCMSNERNLGTASQLYLSDYDDHFVPAAYGNETGFFIWHDLLDPYVKDKQVWVCPGSSVKKTDTNGVLTTHFGYNAHYTTDMAVDFSNVNDQHTFAASSFLEPADSVLFSTSKSSVEGSWCGDDGKYVLPPSMDAADCWGRPEPTYAEGATVYWVDGHSKRVKLGQFYLGQDPVDRFFDRD
- a CDS encoding substrate-binding domain-containing protein, with translation MKVNFAWFAAASLAVALAGCNAPEAPKTEPGAKAPDATASTGKKYKIGVSIPAADHGWTSGVVYWANQAKKDLAADADVTVVTAKGPEEQVKQLETLATQGMDAIVFLATETDPVTPAVKKLKDQGIFLVSVDRGVKTPVDIFLQGDNKEFGKISAEYIVKKLGGKGKILVYRGIPSTVDTDRVDAANAVFKANPGIEVLAELPGKWDRQEAYKVTQTALLKFPQIDAIWASDDDMALGIEKALKEANRANIWMLGGAGMKDVVKRIMDKDPAIPADTTYPPKMIYQGVDECVKALKAGTKPGGAEQKVTIKCELITPENADQFYYPDSPF